The sequence below is a genomic window from bacterium.
GAGCACCGAGAAGGTGATCTTCACGACGCCCGCGCCGCGCCAGGCCGCCTCGATCGCCGCCATCAGCGCGCGGCCCAGCCCCTCACCCTGGCGCTCGGGCGCCACGGCGAGATGCCAGAGGTTCGCGCGGCGACCGTCGAAGGTGCCGAGCGCGGCGCCGACCAGCGCGCCCTCCGCGTCCCAGGCGCCGAGGCAGGTCTCGGGATTGCGGTCCAGCACGCGGGCCAGCTCGGCGAGCGAATCGCTGGTGCCCAGCTCGATGCCGGCCCGCGCCCAGAGCGCAAGCGCGGCCGGGAGATCGGCGGGGGTGAGCGGCCGGATCAAGGGCGGGGCCATGCTCAGGCCTCCTCGCCCCGTTCGCGGCGGCGCCAGGCGAGGAACTCGCGGATCTTCGCCTCGTGGCCGTGCCCCGTGGGCTCGTAGTAGTGCCGGGGCCCGATCTCCGCGGGGAAGTGCGACTGGCGCAGGCCGCCCTCCGGGTCGCTGTGGGCGTAGACGTAGCCCTCGCCGTAGCCCAGCTCCTTCATCAGGCGCGTCGGCGCGTTGCGCAGGTGCAGCGGCACGGGCGCGTCCGGCAGGGCCTCCACGTCCGCCGCCGCGGCCTGGATCGCCGTGTAGACGCGGTTGCTCTTGGGCGCCGTCGCGAGGTAGAGCACCGTCTGCGCGACGGCCGTGTCGCCCTCGGGCAGGCCGAGGAAGTGCACGGCCTGCATGCCGGCCACCGCGAGCTGCAGCGCGCGCGGGTCGGCGTTGCCGATGTCCTCGCTCGCGAAGCGCACGAGGCGGCGCATCAGGTAGAGCGGATCCTCGCCGCTGGCCAGCATGCGCGCGGCCCAGTAGAGCGAGGCGTCGGGATCCGAGTCGCGCAGGCTCTTGTGAAGGGCGCTGATCAGGTTGAAGTGCTCCTCGCCGGCCTTGTCGTAGCGGTGGCTGCGCCGACGCATCAGCTCGGCGGCGGCTGCCACCTCCAGGCGCGGCGGCTCGCCCGTCAGGCTCGCCGCCAGCATCTCCAGCGAGTTGAGCGCCACGCGCGCGTCGCCGTTGCTGGCGCCGGCGATCAGCGCGAGCGCGCCCTCCTCGGCGACGATCCCCTGGGCGCCCAGACCGCGCTCGCCGTCGGCGAGCGCGCGCTCGAGCAGGGTGAGGATGTCGCCCTCGCCGAGGGCCTTGAGCGTGAAGACGCGGCTGCGGCTGAGCAGCGCGCTGTTCACCTCGAAGCTGGGGTTCTCGGTCGTGGCGCCGACGAGGACGATCGTGCCGTTCTCCACGTGCGGCAGGAAGGCGTCCTGCTGCGCCTTGTTGAAGCGGTGGATCTCGTCGACGAAGAGCAGGGTGCGCCGGCCGCTGAGCGCGAGGCGGTCACGGGCGGCGGCCACGAGGGCGCGCACCTCCTTGACGCCGCTGGTCACCGCGCTGAAGGTGGCGAACTCGGCCTCGACGATGCCGGCCAGGATGCGGGCGAGGGTGGTCTTGCCGGTGCCGGGGGGACCCCAGAGGATGAGCGAGCTGGACAGGGCGCCGCTGTCGAGGTAGCGGCGCAGCGGCTTACCCTCGCCGAGCAGCTGTTCCTGGCCGAGGAATTCGTCCAGGTTGCGGGGACGCATGCGCTCGGCCAGTGGGGCCGG
It includes:
- a CDS encoding GNAT family N-acetyltransferase; protein product: MAPPLIRPLTPADLPAALALWARAGIELGTSDSLAELARVLDRNPETCLGAWDAEGALVGAALGTFDGRRANLWHLAVAPERQGEGLGRALMAAIEAAWRGAGVVKITFSVLATNRRVLGFYEALGYHGREDVFCVSKVLRED
- a CDS encoding replication-associated recombination protein A is translated as MDLFASKAPAPLAERMRPRNLDEFLGQEQLLGEGKPLRRYLDSGALSSSLILWGPPGTGKTTLARILAGIVEAEFATFSAVTSGVKEVRALVAAARDRLALSGRRTLLFVDEIHRFNKAQQDAFLPHVENGTIVLVGATTENPSFEVNSALLSRSRVFTLKALGEGDILTLLERALADGERGLGAQGIVAEEGALALIAGASNGDARVALNSLEMLAASLTGEPPRLEVAAAAELMRRRSHRYDKAGEEHFNLISALHKSLRDSDPDASLYWAARMLASGEDPLYLMRRLVRFASEDIGNADPRALQLAVAGMQAVHFLGLPEGDTAVAQTVLYLATAPKSNRVYTAIQAAAADVEALPDAPVPLHLRNAPTRLMKELGYGEGYVYAHSDPEGGLRQSHFPAEIGPRHYYEPTGHGHEAKIREFLAWRRRERGEEA